In Chrysoperla carnea chromosome 2, inChrCarn1.1, whole genome shotgun sequence, the following proteins share a genomic window:
- the LOC123292194 gene encoding LARGE xylosyl- and glucuronyltransferase 2-like, whose amino-acid sequence MVFSFLINKNVFPNGNNGERNLEHKNYKEHCEIIHVGLVCAGYNSSRIIVTLFKSILFHRRNPIHFHLMVDRKADKILKHLFNSWMLPEVKVTFYQAENYVKLVEWIPNKHYSGVFGLLKLLFPQILSKNLSKIITLDTDVTILTDIAQLWKQFDNFTEEQAIGLVENQSNWYYGKLWNNYKPWPAIGRGFNTGVMLLDINKLNNHNWTMLWRLTAAQYLGTYGSTGLADQDILNAIITNNPQFLFRLPCFWNVQLGDNTLSGSCYHDIIDIKIIHWNSPRKLEVENKDGNVLRVLYQTFLEYNGNFLRAPKFSCDNSTKNYMNIEPDSFDDECDILKEAQKKVWRTHLFIVDFDYEPSLNGNDVTLVTQLSFDRIQMIEQICNHWIGPASFTFYATDSEVQYILNYIQSIDVLKYRKNIAYHVVYKDGDVYPVNYLRNVGLQNVNTPFVFLTDIDFLPMNGLYLSLKRYILKWFTSYKDKKALVIPAFETQRYRFSYPQTKDQLLNMLNQSMLFTFRYHVWTKGHESTNYKKWKTATLPYKIQWQPDFEPYVVIPNNRDIVPLYDTRFVGFGWNKVSHIMELNALQYEFIVLPDCYTIHLPHAPSYDIVKFRHSTTYRRCLKVFKDEFIRELKRKYSNTEEATASTVVPATTMN is encoded by the exons atggttttttcatttttaattaataaaaatgtgtttccGAATGGTAATAAcg GTGAACGTAATttagaacataaaaattataaagaacattGTGAAATAATTCACGTTGGATTAGTTTGTGCTGGATACAATTCCAGTCGAATAATAGTGACtttattcaaatcaatattatttcatcGCCGAAACCCAATACATTTTCATTTGATGGTTGATAGGAAAgcagataaaatattaaaacatttatttaattcttggaTGTTGCCCGaag TAAAAGTTACATTTTACCAGGCTGAGAATTATGTTAAGCTAGTTGAATGGATCCCAAATAAACACTATTCAGGtgtatttggtttattaaaacTTCTATTCCCACAAATATTGTCGAAAAATCTTTCGAAAATTATTACATTGGATACAGATGTTACTATATTAACAGATATTGCACAATTGTGGaaacaatttgataattttacagAAGAACAG GCAATTGGATTAGTTGAAAATCAAAGCAATTGGTATTATGGTAAATTATGGAATAATTACAAACCATGGCCAGCAATTGGAAGAgg TTTCAATACTGGTGTAATGCTAttggatataaataaattgaacaatCATAACTGGACAATGTTATGGCGTTTAACTGCAGCTCAATATTTAGGAACATACGGATCAACTGGATTAGCTGATCAAGATATTTTAAATGCGATAATTACAAACAATCCAcagtttttatttcgtttgcCATGTTTTTGGAATGTTCAACTCGGGGATAATACTTTGAGTGGTAGTTGTTATCATGATATCATTGATATTAAA ATAATTCACTGGAATTCACCAAGAAAATTGGAAGTGGAGAACAAAGATGGTAATGTTTTACGTGTGTTGTATCAAACATTTTTAGAGTATAATGGGAATTTTTTGAGAGCACCAAAATTCTCATGTGATAATTCTACtaaaaattacatgaatatagag ccTGATTCATTTGATGATGAATGCGACATATTAAAAGAAGCACAGAAAAAAGTATGGCGAACTCACCTGTTTATTGTGGATTTCGATTACGAACCATCTCTAAATGGAAATGACGTCACATTAGTTACGCAATTGTCATTTGATCGCATACAAATGATTGAGCAGATTTGTAATCATTGGATTG GTCCtgctagttttacattttatgcAACCGATTCTGAGGttcaatacattttaaactacatccaatcaattgatgttttaaaatatcgtaaaaatatTGCATATCATGTAGTTTATAAGGATGGT gatGTGTATCCAGTAAATTATTTACGAAATGTTGGACTACAAAATGTGAACACgccatttgtttttttaaccgaTATTGATTTTCTACCAATGAATGGATTGTACTTGTCGTTGAAaagatacattttaaaatggttCACATCATATAAAGATAAAAAG GCTTTAGTAATTCCAGCATTTGAAACACAACGATATCGATTTTCGTATCCACAAACTAAAGATCAGTTACTAAATATGCTCAATCAATCAATGTTATTTACATTTCGATATCATGTATGGACCAAGGGTCACGAATCTACAAACTATAAGAAGTGGAAAACAGCAACTCTTCCTTACAAG ATCCAATGGCAACCAGATTTTGAGCCATATGTTGTGATACCAAATAACAGGGATATAGTACCATTGTATGATACTCGATTTGTTGGTTTCGGATGGAATAAAGTATCCCATATCATGGAGTTAAATGCATTACAATACGAGTTTATAGTATTGCCTGATTGTTACACGATACATTTACCTCATGCACCTAGTTACGATATTGTAAAATTTCGCCACTCAACTACGTATCGACg atgtTTGAAAGTATTCAAAGATGAATTCATAAgggaattgaaaagaaaatattcaaatacagAAGAAGCAACAGCATCAACAGTGGTACCAGCAACAACAATGAATTGA